In the Salvelinus namaycush isolate Seneca chromosome 35, SaNama_1.0, whole genome shotgun sequence genome, one interval contains:
- the map3k21 gene encoding mitogen-activated protein kinase kinase kinase 21 encodes MDVSKAGFPNGEGRPKDTGEHDWTDSPTARAWAHSAPLSRSLWTAVFDYGSTGEDELSLRRGDVVEVLSKDAAISGDEGWWTGKINHRVGIFPANYVTYQPAIYRLPDGSTVGVRERPSTPVQIDFSELVLEEIIGVGGFGKVYRGAWKDQEVAVKAARQDPDEDITATSDGVKQEAKLFSMLQHPNIIKLEGVCLEEPNLCLVMEYARGGTLNRALTGRRIPPHILVNWAVQIARGMHYLHEEAVVPIIHRDLKSCNILLLEKIENDDIGRKTLKITDFGLAREWHNTTKMSAAGTYSWMAPEVIKSSLFSKGSDVWSYGVLLWELLTGEVPYRGIDGLAVAYGVAVNKLTLPIPSTCPEPFAKLMEECWEQDPHIRPSFASILEQLTAIEEAVMATMPQDSFHSMQEDWRVEIQEMFDELRTKEKELRSREEELTRAALQQKSHEELLKRREQQLAEREINVLERELNILIFQLNKDKPNVKKRKGKFKRSRLKLKDGNRISLPSDFQHKITVQASPSMDKRRSLNSSSPPSSPTLIPRLRAIQLTLDESNRTWGRSTIYKPEEFDDVKKGIKKKGRTWGPSSVQTKERGNCAERVRPLSDGNNPWSTSLVKSQKSVPLAALFAEQQGTNKDEICSPDSSDNSKPKQLKFPNQVYIDLPLWKDEQQQGGEGTAGGCPGEGLEDPSTTSASSTSTTPQHTPTNSLKRASARRRTDTVLYVCASMLASVGLGFDLRDTLKAPPGDDPEPQPSVEKKKKEGLFQRATRFRRSTSPPGGRSSRKEEAALSLSAGSQGPVNLISMSSISECNSTKCLLQSDVEGPEPIPVKEVDPRAQPNSGSQPQGPQGPGSRTQAEVEPLPQPAASEQTPPQSMGSSLRRKNSSVVQDTNGTSGCHTTSSGQSSTTTSQKKSDREETPEKAASGETVASRPRPLSLRGKPHSWGLLRGQNKSYSLGHYSGEKSARSLNIVLSSTEVKMDCSLLDMDTEGQKRDCTVPLCRIQSSPSRPSVFELEKKFLS; translated from the exons ATGGATGTTTCCAAGGCTGGTTTCCCAAACGGTGAGGGGCGACCGAAAGACACGGGAGAGCATGACTGGACAGATTCCCCCACCGCAAGAGCTTGGGCTCATTCTGCTCCTCTTTCCCGGTCGCTGTGGACGGCTGTGTTTGACTATGGAAGTACTGGAGAAGACGAACTTAGTCTGCGGCGGGGGGACGTGGTTGAGGTCCTCTCGAAGGATGCTGCGATCTCGGGAGATGAAGGATGGTGGACGGGTAAAATTAACCACCGAGTTGGGATTTTCCCTGCAAATTATGTTACGTATCAACCTGCAATTTACAGACTTCCCGACGGTAGCACGGTAGGGGTGCGGGAGCGTCCGAGTACTCCCGTGCAAATAGATTTTAGTGAACTGGTTTTAGAGGAAATAATCGGTGTCGGGGGATTCGGTAAAGTTTACCGAGGGGCATGGAAGGACCAAGAGGTCGCTGTAAAGGCAGCCCGACAGGATCCTGACGAAGACATTACTGCAACTTCGGACGGTGTTAAACAAGAGGCCAAGCTCTTCTCCATGCTACAACATCCCAATATAATAAAACTTGAAGGTGTCTGTCTTGAGGAGCCGAACCTGTGCTTGGTGATGGAATATGCTCGCGGAGGGACTCTTAACCGGGCTTTGACAGGTCGGAGGATACCCCCACACATTCTTGTCAACTGGGCTGTTCAAATCGCCAGGGGCATGCACTACTTACACGAGGAGGCTGTTGTGCCCATTATTCACCGTGACCTGAAATCCTGCAACA TTTTGTTGCTTGAAAAAATAGAGAACGATGACATTGGAAGGAAGACTTTGAAGATCACAGACTTTGGCTTAGCCAGAGAGTGGCACAACACCACCAAGATGAGTGCTGCTGGCACGTACTCATGGATGGCCCCCGAAGTCATCAagtcctccctcttctccaaaGGCAGCGATGTctggag TTATGGGGTCCTGTTATGGGAGTTGCTGACAGGAGAGGTGCCTTACCGTGGGATTGATGGGCTGGCTGTGGCCTATGGTGTGGCTGTCAACAAGTTAACCCTCCCTATTCCATCCACCTGCCCAGAACCCTTCGCCAAGCTCATGGAAG AGTGCTGGGAACAGGACCCCCACATCCGGCCGTCGTTTGCCTCCATCCTGGAGCAGCTGACAGCCATAGAGGAGGCGGTGATGGCCACTATGCCCCAAGACTCCTTCCACTCCATGCAGGAGGACTGGAGGGTGGAGATCCAGGAGATGTTTGACGAGCTCAGGACAAAAGAGAAG GAGCTGCGTTCGCGTGAGGAGGAGCTGACGCGTGCGGCGCTGCAGCAGAAGTCCCACGAGGAGCTGCTGAAGAGGAGGGAGCAGCAGCTGGCGGAGCGGGAGATCAATGTGCTGGAGAGGGAACTCAACATCCTCATCTTCCAGCTCAACAAGGACAAGCCCAACGTCAAGAAGAGGAAGGGCAAGTTCAAACGTAGCCGCCTCAAACTCAAGGACGGCAACCGCATCAGCCTGCCGTCAG ATTTCCAGCACAAGATCACGGTGCAGGCGTCACCCTCCATGGACAAGAGGAGGAGTCTGAACAGCTCCAGCCCCCCCAGCAGCCCCACACTCATACCCCGCCTCCGGGCCATCCAGT TGACTCTGGACGAGAGCAACAGGACATGGGGACGAAGCACCATCTACAAGCCAGAGGAGTTTGATGATGTCAAGAAGGGGATTAAGAAGAAGGGGCGAACGTGGGGACCGAGCTCCGTTCAGACCAAGGAGCGGGGAAACTGTGCTGAAAG AGTGAGGCCACTGTCTGATGGAAACAACCCCTGGTCCACCAGTCTGGTGAAGTCCCAGAAGTCAGTTCCATTGGCTGCGTTGTTTGCAGAGCAGCAAG GGACCAATAAAGATGAGATATGCTCACCAGATAGCTCGGACAACAGCAAACCAAAGCAACTGAAGTTCCCCAATCAGGTGTACATCGATCTACCTCTGTGGAAGGATGAGCAGCAGCAGGGGGGTGAGGGGACGGCAGGAGGCTGCCCTGGGGAAGGCCTGGAGGACCCCAGCACCACCTCAGCCAGCTCCACCAGCACCACCCCCCAGCACACCCCCACCAACAGTCTGAAGAGGGCCTCAGCTCGCCGCCGGACAGATACCGTGCTCTACGTCTGTGCCTCGATGCTGGCCTCGGTGGGGCTGGGCTTCGACCTGCGTGACACGCTCAAGGCCCCACCGGGAGACGACCCTGAGCCCCAGCCCAGcgtggagaagaagaagaaagagggtCTGTTCCAGCGCGCCACACGCTTCCGCCGCAGCACCAGCCCCCCTGGTGGACGTTCCTCCCGCAAGGAGGAAGCAGCCTTATCCTTGTCGGCGGGCTCCCAAGGCCCTGTCAACCTCATCTCCATGTCCTCCATCTCAGAGTGCAACTCCACCAAGTGCCTCCTGCAGTCGGACGTGGAGGGGCCTGAGCCCATCCCTGTGAAGGAGGTAGACCCCAGAGCACAGCCCAACAGCGGCTCCCAGCCACAGGGTCCACAGGGGCCGGGCAGCAGGACTCAAGCTGAGGTCGAGCCCCTCCCCCAGCCTGCAGCCTCAGAGCAGACTCCGCCTCAGAGCATGGGCTCTAGCCTCCGAAGGAAGAACTCGTCCGTCGTTCAGGACA CTAATGGTACATCTGGCTGTCACACGACCTCGTCGGGACAGTCTTCCACCACGACCTCTCAGAAGAAGTCTGACAGGGAGGAGACCCCTGAGAAAGCAGCCAGTGGGGAGACTGTTGCTTCCAGACCCCGGCCTCTGTCCCTCCGGGGCAAACCCCACTCCTGGGGTCTCTTGAGGGGCCAAAACAAGAGCTACTCCCTGGGCCACTACTCTGGCGAGAAGAGCGCCAGGAGCCTCAACAtcgtcctctcttccactgaggTCAAGAtggactgctctctgctggacatGGACACAGAGGGGCAGAAACGTGACTGCACCGTGCCCCTCTGCCGAATTCAGAGCAGCCCCAGTCGCCCTTCCGTCTTCGAACTAGAGAAAAAGTTCTTGTCATAG